One region of Mycolicibacterium lutetiense genomic DNA includes:
- a CDS encoding MMPL/RND family transporter, which translates to MMNKAAAHEKRPVVAHALRILAVPIIAFWVLATVAVNVVAPQLEVVGEAHSAPMAPADAPSMIAMKRMGSNFKEFDSNSTVMVIVEGQHPLGPEAHQYYDEIIRKLRQDPEHVQHIQDFWGDTLTAAGAQSADGKASYVMINLAGETGQTLANEGVEAVRKVIAETQAPPGVQAYVAGPTALLTDMHVIGNASLAQITLFTLVAIAVMLLIVYRSIVTTLIQLFLTGIALLSSRGVVAVLVNHDAFGLTTFAGNILTMLAIAAATDYGIFIFGRYREARGSGEDRDTAYYTTFKSVAPVIIGSGLTIAGATYCLSFARLPYFTTMGAPVAIGMVVVVASAVTLGPAVLFLGSRVGLFESKRPAQSRFWRRVGTAVVRWPGPVLVASGFVVLIGVIALPGFKPAYNDRYYLPQDAESNIGFAAADRHFSQARMNPDILMVEADHDMRNPADMLVLNTVARNILHTDGIAMVQNITRPLGIPIQHSSIPFQTSVQGQTNNMNLPFQREQLANQLRMVDATNVSIDIMERQYQLALQQTKLTQDSAAKSQELLEVTKKMRDNIANFDDQFRPMRNYFYWEPHCFDIPMCSAARSVFDALDGIDELTDKTSSVQANTDQLADLAPKLTALLPETIASMKSSRDLSLASYNSQKALLDQMEAMNDTALAMGQAFDEAKNDDLFYLPPEAFQNPDFKRGLDMFLSPDGRSARMFITHQSDPATPEGIARVNSIRKAAQEGLKMSSLSDAKVYLGGVASNYKDMADGARYDLMIAVVSALTLIFMIMLIITRSAVAALVIVGTAASSIAAAFGVSVLLWQNLFGINVHWLVMLMSVIILLAVGSDYNLLLVSRFKEEIHAGLKTGIIRSMAGTGGVVTSAGLVFAATMAGMLGSKLIVLAQMGSTIAIGLLLDTLIVRSLLMPSIATLLGRWFWWPQVVYPRGDNQFRKPVGPRPPRADDEDTAAILVPTS; encoded by the coding sequence ATGATGAACAAGGCTGCCGCGCATGAGAAAAGGCCCGTCGTAGCTCACGCTCTCCGCATCTTGGCGGTGCCGATCATCGCGTTCTGGGTCCTGGCCACCGTCGCCGTGAACGTGGTCGCCCCGCAACTCGAGGTTGTCGGCGAGGCCCACTCGGCCCCCATGGCTCCCGCGGACGCGCCCTCGATGATCGCGATGAAGCGGATGGGCTCCAACTTCAAGGAATTCGATTCCAACAGCACGGTGATGGTCATCGTCGAGGGCCAGCATCCACTCGGCCCCGAAGCTCACCAGTACTACGACGAGATCATCCGCAAGCTGCGGCAGGACCCGGAGCACGTCCAGCACATTCAGGACTTCTGGGGAGACACCCTCACCGCCGCCGGCGCGCAGAGCGCCGACGGCAAGGCCTCCTACGTGATGATCAATCTGGCCGGCGAAACCGGCCAGACCTTGGCCAACGAAGGTGTCGAGGCCGTTCGTAAGGTCATCGCGGAGACGCAGGCCCCGCCGGGGGTGCAGGCCTACGTCGCAGGCCCGACGGCGCTCCTCACCGATATGCACGTCATCGGCAACGCCAGCCTGGCTCAGATCACCCTGTTCACCCTCGTGGCGATCGCGGTCATGTTGCTGATCGTCTACCGCTCGATCGTCACCACGCTGATCCAGCTCTTCTTGACCGGTATCGCACTACTGTCATCGCGCGGCGTGGTTGCTGTCCTGGTCAACCATGACGCATTCGGTCTCACGACGTTCGCCGGAAACATCCTGACGATGTTGGCGATCGCCGCCGCCACCGACTACGGCATCTTCATCTTCGGCCGCTACCGCGAGGCCCGGGGGTCCGGTGAAGATCGGGATACCGCCTACTACACCACTTTCAAGTCCGTCGCTCCGGTCATCATCGGCTCGGGTCTGACGATCGCCGGCGCCACGTACTGTCTCAGCTTCGCGCGACTGCCCTACTTCACCACCATGGGCGCCCCCGTCGCTATCGGAATGGTCGTGGTGGTGGCGTCCGCGGTCACGCTGGGACCGGCCGTACTCTTCCTCGGCAGTCGCGTCGGGCTCTTCGAATCCAAGCGACCTGCCCAGAGTCGGTTCTGGCGGCGGGTCGGTACCGCGGTGGTCCGGTGGCCCGGGCCTGTTCTGGTGGCCAGCGGGTTCGTGGTGCTGATCGGCGTGATCGCCCTTCCCGGCTTCAAGCCGGCGTACAACGATCGCTATTACCTGCCGCAGGACGCCGAGTCCAACATCGGCTTCGCCGCTGCCGACCGGCACTTCTCGCAGGCCCGGATGAACCCGGACATCCTGATGGTCGAGGCCGACCACGATATGCGCAACCCGGCCGACATGCTGGTGTTGAACACTGTCGCGCGAAATATCCTGCATACCGATGGAATTGCGATGGTGCAGAACATCACCCGGCCGTTGGGTATCCCTATTCAGCACAGCTCGATTCCGTTTCAGACGAGCGTCCAGGGGCAGACGAACAACATGAATCTGCCGTTCCAGCGGGAGCAGTTGGCCAACCAGCTCAGAATGGTCGATGCGACGAACGTGTCGATCGACATCATGGAGCGCCAGTACCAACTCGCTCTCCAACAGACCAAGCTCACCCAGGACTCGGCGGCCAAGTCGCAGGAGCTCCTTGAGGTCACCAAGAAAATGCGGGACAACATCGCGAACTTCGATGACCAGTTCCGTCCCATGCGCAACTACTTCTACTGGGAACCGCACTGCTTCGACATCCCGATGTGTTCCGCGGCGCGATCCGTCTTCGATGCCCTCGACGGGATCGACGAACTGACCGACAAGACGTCGTCGGTCCAGGCCAATACCGATCAACTGGCGGACCTCGCTCCGAAATTGACCGCGCTCCTTCCCGAGACGATCGCATCGATGAAAAGCAGCCGGGACTTGTCGCTGGCGTCCTACAACTCGCAGAAGGCCTTGCTCGATCAGATGGAGGCGATGAACGACACCGCCCTGGCGATGGGGCAGGCCTTCGATGAGGCGAAGAACGACGATCTGTTCTACCTGCCCCCGGAGGCTTTCCAGAACCCCGACTTCAAGCGTGGTCTGGACATGTTCCTGTCGCCGGACGGCAGGTCCGCTCGCATGTTCATCACCCACCAAAGCGACCCCGCGACCCCCGAGGGGATTGCCCGGGTCAATTCGATCCGAAAGGCCGCGCAGGAGGGCTTGAAGATGTCCTCGCTGTCGGACGCCAAGGTCTACCTGGGTGGCGTCGCGTCCAACTACAAGGACATGGCCGACGGTGCCCGCTACGACCTGATGATCGCCGTGGTGTCGGCATTGACCCTGATCTTCATGATCATGCTGATCATCACCCGAAGCGCGGTGGCAGCACTGGTCATCGTCGGCACGGCGGCCAGTTCGATCGCCGCGGCCTTCGGTGTCTCGGTGTTGTTGTGGCAGAACCTGTTCGGCATCAATGTGCACTGGCTGGTGATGTTGATGTCGGTCATCATCCTGTTGGCGGTCGGATCGGACTACAACCTGCTGCTGGTCTCCCGATTCAAGGAGGAGATCCACGCCGGATTGAAGACCGGCATCATCCGCTCGATGGCAGGCACCGGCGGCGTGGTGACGTCGGCGGGTCTGGTGTTCGCTGCCACCATGGCGGGCATGCTCGGCAGCAAGTTGATCGTGCTGGCCCAGATGGGATCCACCATCGCGATCGGGCTGTTGCTGGACACATTGATCGTGCGCTCGTTGCTCATGCCGTCGATCGCCACCCTGCTGGGTCGATGGTTCTGGTGGCCGCAGGTGGTTTATCCCCGCGGCGACAACCAATTCCGGAAACCGGTGGGGCCGCGCCCGCCCCGCGCCGACGATGAGGACACCGCAGCGATCCTGGTACCGACGAGCTAG
- a CDS encoding sigma-70 family RNA polymerase sigma factor, giving the protein MDDDGRAARFERDALPLVDQLYAAARRYTRNATDAEDLVQETMVKAYSSFHTYQDGTNIRAWLFRILTNTWINAYRTAQRRPKEVFADELSDAQLAEVAQRFPLGVISAELAALESMGDDEVRQAVRALPEAQSVVVYYADVAGFRYKEIAEILQIPVGTVMSRLHRGRGALRSRLVEMAVARGYLDRPSRDGTAA; this is encoded by the coding sequence ATGGACGACGACGGGCGGGCGGCACGGTTCGAGCGCGATGCGCTGCCGTTGGTGGATCAGCTCTACGCGGCCGCGCGTCGATACACGCGTAATGCCACGGACGCCGAGGATCTGGTCCAAGAGACAATGGTCAAGGCGTACAGCAGTTTTCACACCTATCAGGACGGCACGAACATCCGGGCCTGGCTGTTCCGCATCCTGACCAACACGTGGATCAACGCGTACCGCACCGCGCAGCGTCGACCGAAGGAGGTCTTCGCCGACGAACTCTCGGATGCCCAACTCGCAGAGGTGGCACAGCGCTTCCCCCTCGGCGTGATCTCGGCGGAACTGGCGGCGCTGGAATCGATGGGCGACGACGAGGTGCGCCAGGCCGTGCGGGCACTGCCGGAAGCGCAGAGCGTCGTCGTCTACTACGCCGACGTTGCGGGGTTCCGGTACAAGGAGATTGCGGAGATTCTGCAGATTCCGGTCGGAACGGTGATGTCGCGATTGCATCGCGGGCGCGGCGCACTGCGTTCGAGACTGGTTGAAATGGCAGTCGCCCGTGGCTATCTCGATCGTCCGTCGCGTGACGGTACGGCCGCCTGA
- a CDS encoding DUF808 domain-containing protein, producing MSAGLFGLLDDIAALARLAAASIDDIGAATGKATAKAAGVVIDDTAVTPQYVHGLTADRELPVVKRIAIGSLRNKLVFILPAALLLSQFAPWLLTPILMLGATYLCYEGAEKVWGRFLGHGGHETGGQPTTAVGGDAEKYMVTGAIRTDFILSAEIMVIALNEVANQPFLPRLIILAIVAVVITAVVYGVVAGIVKMDDIGLLLAQRSSQVAQKIGRGLVTGMPKLLSALSVIGTVAMLWVGGHILLVGTDTLGWHTLYGLVHHAEEAVRHAVGGGFGGMLAWLVNTGVSAVIGLVVGTVVVAIMHALPFGKKDTKDTHNAAG from the coding sequence GTGAGCGCCGGCCTGTTCGGTTTGCTCGACGACATTGCCGCGCTGGCCCGGTTGGCGGCGGCTTCGATCGACGACATCGGTGCCGCGACCGGCAAGGCGACTGCCAAGGCCGCCGGGGTGGTGATCGATGACACCGCGGTGACGCCGCAGTACGTGCACGGCCTCACTGCCGACCGTGAACTCCCGGTCGTCAAGCGCATCGCGATCGGATCGCTGCGCAACAAGCTCGTGTTCATCCTGCCCGCGGCGTTGCTGCTCAGCCAGTTCGCGCCGTGGTTGCTGACCCCGATTCTGATGCTGGGTGCGACGTACCTCTGTTACGAGGGCGCCGAGAAGGTCTGGGGCCGTTTCCTCGGCCACGGCGGACACGAGACCGGCGGCCAACCCACCACGGCCGTCGGCGGCGACGCCGAGAAGTACATGGTCACCGGTGCGATCCGCACCGATTTCATCCTGTCCGCCGAGATCATGGTGATCGCGCTCAACGAGGTGGCCAACCAGCCGTTCCTCCCGCGGTTGATCATCCTGGCGATCGTCGCGGTAGTGATCACCGCGGTGGTGTATGGCGTGGTAGCCGGGATCGTGAAGATGGACGATATCGGTCTGCTGCTGGCCCAACGCTCGTCACAGGTGGCCCAGAAGATCGGCCGGGGCCTGGTGACCGGGATGCCCAAACTGCTGTCGGCACTGTCGGTGATCGGCACGGTCGCGATGCTCTGGGTCGGCGGGCACATCCTGCTGGTCGGCACCGACACCCTCGGCTGGCACACGCTCTACGGCCTGGTCCACCATGCCGAAGAGGCGGTGCGCCACGCCGTCGGCGGCGGGTTCGGCGGCATGCTGGCCTGGCTGGTCAACACCGGGGTCTCGGCCGTCATCGGCCTGGTGGTCGGCACCGTGGTCGTGGCAATCATGCATGCGCTGCCGTTCGGCAAGAAAGACACGAAAGACACACACAACGCCGCTGGCTGA
- a CDS encoding MmpS family transport accessory protein, giving the protein MVKHAWIPLVLVVVLAVSGLVVSRLHRVFGSEDLNANAGAGIEIVQFNPKVLVYDVYGPPGSTAQISYFDPDAKVHHVTTPLPWSITLSTTLPTVSANLMALGDGNAIGCRVTVNDVVREEKSADGINAQTYCLVKSA; this is encoded by the coding sequence GTGGTGAAACACGCGTGGATTCCGCTGGTTCTGGTGGTGGTGCTGGCCGTATCGGGCCTGGTCGTATCGCGCTTGCACCGGGTTTTCGGTTCCGAGGACCTCAACGCGAACGCCGGCGCGGGCATCGAGATCGTCCAGTTCAATCCGAAGGTCCTCGTCTATGACGTGTACGGACCACCCGGGTCGACTGCCCAGATCAGTTATTTCGACCCGGACGCCAAGGTGCACCACGTGACCACACCTCTGCCGTGGTCGATCACCCTGTCCACCACGTTGCCGACCGTCAGCGCGAACCTGATGGCGCTGGGCGACGGTAACGCGATCGGTTGCCGCGTCACCGTGAATGACGTTGTCCGTGAGGAGAAATCAGCCGATGGCATCAATGCTCAGACCTACTGCCTGGTGAAGTCCGCATGA
- a CDS encoding DUF5994 family protein — translation MNGLNGTRRLASPVRLALAGQLGADIDGAWWPHTASVASELPELVGVLHRSLGEVVDIRVNWSAAEGQLDLDSIVTGTRLPTGVKLSRPRLMMVAGRDQCVKLLVVPCRTSVALGGLVMRCAAAMSVEESVRHTPMFETADRVLRVARVESARWLVELPAQAPV, via the coding sequence GTGAACGGCCTCAACGGGACGCGACGGCTGGCCAGTCCGGTCCGGCTCGCCCTCGCTGGCCAGTTGGGCGCCGATATTGACGGAGCGTGGTGGCCGCATACCGCGTCGGTGGCGAGCGAACTGCCGGAACTCGTCGGAGTTTTGCATCGGTCGCTGGGGGAAGTTGTTGATATCCGCGTCAATTGGTCAGCTGCTGAGGGCCAGTTGGACCTCGACTCGATCGTGACCGGTACTCGCCTGCCGACCGGGGTGAAGTTGAGCCGGCCGCGCCTGATGATGGTGGCGGGCCGTGACCAGTGCGTGAAACTTCTCGTCGTCCCATGCAGGACGTCCGTGGCTCTCGGCGGGCTGGTGATGCGTTGTGCCGCAGCGATGTCCGTGGAGGAGTCGGTGCGGCACACTCCGATGTTCGAGACCGCAGATCGTGTGTTGCGCGTCGCCCGGGTCGAATCCGCGCGATGGTTGGTGGAACTACCGGCGCAGGCGCCGGTGTGA
- a CDS encoding cold-shock protein, which produces MTQGTVKWFNGEKGFGFIAPDGGAPDVFVHYSEISGGGFRSLEENQRVEFEITQGAKGPQAVGVTAI; this is translated from the coding sequence ATGACACAGGGAACTGTGAAATGGTTCAACGGCGAAAAGGGCTTCGGCTTCATCGCTCCTGACGGCGGCGCCCCGGACGTCTTCGTCCACTACTCCGAGATCAGCGGCGGTGGTTTCCGGTCGCTCGAGGAGAACCAGCGCGTCGAGTTCGAGATCACCCAGGGCGCCAAGGGCCCCCAGGCGGTCGGAGTCACTGCGATCTAA
- a CDS encoding MMPL/RND family transporter gives MSNAHSKPHRPFLGHMVRIFSLPIILIWVLLVVALGAFVPSLDEVAATRSVPLSPTNSQSYQSMLNIGKVFQQYDSDSTAMVVLEGDDKLGAEAHKFYDEIVAKLNADDEHVQNVQDFWSDPLTAAGSQSVDGKSAYVQIFLNGSQGTSASHESVAAVRDIVASVPAPPGIKAHVAGNTVLNADTSVAGHQSMAKMELVSVAVIIVMLLFIYRSIVTMLISMFVIGLELISAQGVTAFAGNLNIIGLTPYAVSMTTMLSLAAGTDYVIFLLGRYHEERSKGLDREDAFYVAYHGVSHVILGSGLTIVGACLCLTMTTLPYFQSMALPCAIAILVIIAAALTLAPAVLTVGSKFGLLDPKRELSTRGWRKVGTSVVRWPIPILFVTILIAVIGFVSLLSYVPQYNDQKFTPADMPANLAMGVADRHFSQARMNPELLMLEADHDLRNPADMLVIDRVAKGVVHMRGIERVQTITRPLGSPIEHSSIPFLLGAQNAGTLQGAKFNNDNSAQMLEQADEMSETVANMERMYAITKELTETTHSMVGHTHEMLATTQEMRDNLANFDDFLRPVRNYLYWEPHCFDIPVCQSMRSIFDTLDGIDGLTDQMQTLTGDMDHMDELMPQMLPVLRATIDSMTRMRDFMIATHSTMAGMQAQQQEMAKGATEIGLYFDQAKNDDFFYLPPDVFQNPDFERGLKMFVSPDGKAVRFIITHQGDPASVEGIDHVRDIRGIVADAVKGTPLSNAKVSLAGTASLYADMQDGVVIDLMIAILASMILIFAIMLIITRSVVAALVIVGTVAASLGTACGLSVLLWQDILGLGVQWIVIPLSMVILLAVGSDYNLLLVSRLREEIHAGLNTGIIRAMGATGRVVTAAGLVFAFTMMSMIVSDLRVVGQLGMTIGIGLVVDTLIVRSFMTPSIAAVLGRWFWWPLNTFEITRQGRLDREERARKAAEDPDDNTAPIPATTV, from the coding sequence ATGAGCAACGCGCATTCGAAGCCGCATCGCCCGTTCCTGGGGCACATGGTCCGGATATTCTCGCTGCCGATCATCCTCATCTGGGTGCTCCTGGTGGTGGCTCTGGGTGCCTTCGTTCCCTCTCTCGACGAAGTCGCGGCCACCCGTTCGGTGCCGCTGAGCCCCACCAATTCCCAGTCGTATCAGTCGATGTTGAACATCGGCAAGGTCTTTCAGCAGTACGATTCGGACTCCACGGCGATGGTCGTGCTTGAGGGCGACGACAAGCTCGGCGCCGAGGCGCACAAGTTCTACGACGAGATCGTCGCCAAACTGAACGCCGATGACGAACACGTACAGAATGTCCAGGACTTCTGGAGCGATCCGCTGACCGCAGCCGGCTCACAGAGCGTGGATGGCAAATCCGCCTACGTGCAGATCTTCCTCAACGGATCGCAGGGGACCAGTGCCAGCCACGAATCGGTGGCCGCCGTGCGTGACATCGTTGCCTCGGTGCCAGCGCCGCCGGGCATCAAGGCCCACGTCGCCGGGAACACCGTCCTCAATGCCGACACCAGCGTCGCCGGGCATCAAAGCATGGCGAAAATGGAATTGGTTTCGGTCGCCGTCATCATCGTGATGCTGCTGTTCATCTACCGCTCCATCGTGACGATGCTCATCTCGATGTTCGTCATTGGCCTGGAACTCATTTCGGCACAAGGTGTTACCGCCTTTGCCGGCAATCTGAACATCATCGGCCTGACGCCGTATGCCGTGAGCATGACGACGATGCTGTCCCTGGCCGCCGGAACCGATTATGTGATCTTCCTGCTCGGCCGATATCACGAGGAACGGTCGAAAGGCCTGGATCGCGAAGACGCGTTCTACGTCGCCTACCACGGTGTATCGCACGTCATCCTGGGATCCGGTCTGACGATCGTCGGCGCCTGCCTGTGCCTCACAATGACCACGCTGCCCTACTTCCAATCGATGGCTCTGCCCTGTGCTATCGCGATTCTGGTGATCATCGCCGCGGCCCTGACCTTGGCGCCGGCCGTCTTGACCGTCGGATCGAAGTTCGGGCTGCTCGATCCCAAGCGGGAGCTGTCGACCAGAGGTTGGCGCAAGGTCGGCACGTCCGTGGTTCGCTGGCCGATCCCGATCCTCTTCGTCACCATCCTGATCGCCGTCATCGGCTTCGTCAGCCTGCTGAGCTATGTGCCGCAGTACAACGACCAGAAGTTCACCCCGGCGGACATGCCCGCCAACCTGGCCATGGGTGTCGCGGACCGGCACTTCTCCCAGGCTCGGATGAACCCCGAATTGCTGATGCTCGAGGCCGACCACGACCTACGCAACCCGGCCGACATGCTGGTCATCGACCGGGTCGCCAAGGGGGTGGTCCACATGCGTGGCATTGAGCGGGTGCAGACCATCACCCGTCCGCTGGGCTCCCCGATCGAGCACAGTTCGATCCCGTTCCTGCTCGGCGCACAGAACGCCGGCACGCTGCAGGGCGCGAAGTTCAACAATGACAACTCGGCTCAGATGCTGGAACAGGCCGACGAGATGAGCGAGACCGTCGCCAACATGGAACGCATGTACGCCATCACGAAGGAGCTGACCGAAACCACGCACAGCATGGTCGGCCATACCCACGAGATGCTGGCCACCACCCAGGAGATGCGCGATAACCTGGCCAACTTCGACGATTTCCTGCGGCCGGTGCGCAACTACCTCTACTGGGAACCGCACTGCTTCGACATCCCGGTCTGTCAGTCGATGCGGTCGATCTTCGACACTCTCGACGGTATCGACGGGCTCACCGACCAGATGCAGACGCTCACCGGCGACATGGACCACATGGACGAGTTGATGCCGCAGATGCTTCCGGTGCTGCGCGCCACCATCGACTCGATGACGCGGATGCGCGACTTCATGATCGCGACCCACAGCACGATGGCCGGCATGCAGGCTCAGCAACAGGAAATGGCCAAGGGCGCCACCGAGATCGGTCTGTATTTCGATCAGGCCAAGAATGACGACTTCTTCTATCTGCCGCCAGATGTGTTCCAGAATCCCGACTTTGAGCGGGGCTTGAAGATGTTCGTATCGCCGGATGGCAAGGCGGTCCGCTTCATCATCACCCACCAGGGTGATCCGGCTTCGGTCGAAGGCATCGACCACGTTCGGGACATCCGAGGCATCGTCGCCGATGCGGTCAAGGGCACCCCGCTGAGCAACGCCAAGGTTTCGCTTGCCGGTACCGCCTCGCTGTACGCCGACATGCAGGACGGTGTCGTCATCGACCTGATGATCGCGATCCTCGCATCGATGATCCTGATCTTCGCGATCATGTTGATCATCACCCGAAGTGTGGTGGCCGCCTTGGTGATTGTCGGAACCGTGGCCGCATCGCTGGGCACCGCCTGCGGCCTGTCGGTTCTGCTCTGGCAGGACATCCTCGGACTGGGCGTGCAATGGATCGTGATCCCGTTGTCGATGGTGATCCTGTTGGCGGTCGGCTCGGACTACAACCTGCTGTTGGTGTCCCGGCTCCGAGAAGAGATCCACGCCGGCCTCAACACCGGGATCATCCGCGCCATGGGGGCCACCGGACGCGTCGTCACCGCGGCCGGCCTGGTGTTCGCCTTCACCATGATGTCGATGATCGTCAGCGACCTGCGCGTGGTCGGACAGCTGGGCATGACGATCGGTATCGGCCTGGTAGTCGACACGCTGATCGTGCGTTCGTTCATGACGCCGTCGATCGCCGCGGTACTGGGCCGCTGGTTCTGGTGGCCGCTCAACACCTTTGAGATCACCCGGCAGGGCCGACTCGATCGCGAAGAGCGGGCCCGGAAGGCGGCTGAAGACCCCGACGACAACACCGCACCGATACCGGCAACCACGGTGTGA
- a CDS encoding NCS2 family permease, translated as MNRVDRFFEISARGSTALSEIRGGLVTFIAMAYIIVLNPVVLSGSADVAGNKLEFAQVSAATCLAAGVMTILFGIIARLPFAFAAGLGINSFLATTVVGTVTWPEAMGLVVIDGLIIVALAASGFRRLVFEAVPMQLKLAITAGIGLFILFIGLVDAGFVGSTGLASPPIGLGTGGVGSINTVPTVIFVLTLLVTGILVVRKVRGGILIGLVTGTVVAVIVEAIWHLGSAHDTPGGWGLSVPTLSGSPFALPDLSLVGDVSLGAFSRIGALAAIMLVFTLVFANFFDAMGTMTGLSREAGLSDAEGNFPRLKSALIVEGAGAVVGGSSSVSSNTVFIESGAGIEEGSRTGFANLITGALFLAAMFVAPLASIVPTEVAAAALVIVGAMMVSQLRHIDLSEFSVALPVVLTVSTMAFSYSIANGIGVGFVAWAVLRSAAGKAREVSPLLWIVAAGFILYFARGWIESLIGM; from the coding sequence ATGAACCGAGTCGATCGCTTCTTCGAGATCTCGGCCCGCGGCTCGACAGCCCTCTCCGAGATCCGCGGAGGCCTGGTCACCTTCATCGCGATGGCCTACATCATCGTGCTGAACCCGGTCGTTCTCTCCGGCTCCGCCGACGTCGCAGGCAACAAGCTCGAATTCGCGCAGGTCTCGGCCGCCACCTGTCTGGCGGCGGGCGTGATGACGATCCTGTTCGGGATCATCGCGCGCCTGCCGTTCGCGTTCGCCGCGGGTCTGGGCATCAACTCGTTTCTGGCCACCACCGTGGTGGGCACGGTCACCTGGCCCGAGGCCATGGGCCTCGTGGTCATCGACGGTCTGATCATCGTCGCGCTGGCAGCGAGCGGGTTCCGCCGGCTGGTGTTCGAGGCAGTGCCCATGCAGCTCAAATTGGCGATCACCGCCGGCATCGGCCTATTCATCCTGTTCATCGGACTGGTCGACGCCGGATTCGTCGGCTCGACCGGCCTGGCCTCTCCCCCGATCGGTCTCGGCACGGGCGGTGTCGGCTCGATCAACACGGTCCCGACCGTCATCTTCGTGCTCACCTTGCTGGTCACCGGAATCCTGGTGGTCCGCAAGGTCCGCGGCGGCATCCTGATCGGCCTGGTCACCGGCACCGTGGTGGCCGTGATCGTCGAGGCGATCTGGCACCTCGGCTCGGCGCACGACACGCCGGGAGGGTGGGGGCTGTCGGTACCGACCCTGTCCGGCTCACCGTTCGCTCTGCCCGACCTGTCCCTCGTCGGCGACGTCAGCCTCGGCGCGTTCAGCCGGATCGGGGCCCTGGCGGCCATCATGCTGGTGTTCACGCTGGTGTTCGCCAACTTCTTCGACGCCATGGGCACCATGACCGGGCTGTCCCGAGAGGCCGGGCTGTCCGACGCCGAGGGCAACTTCCCGCGGCTGAAATCCGCACTCATCGTCGAAGGTGCCGGTGCCGTCGTCGGCGGATCCTCATCGGTGTCGTCGAACACCGTCTTCATCGAATCCGGCGCGGGCATAGAGGAGGGCTCCCGCACCGGATTCGCCAACCTCATCACCGGTGCGCTGTTCCTGGCGGCCATGTTCGTCGCGCCGTTGGCCTCGATCGTGCCCACCGAGGTCGCCGCCGCGGCCCTGGTCATCGTCGGCGCCATGATGGTGTCGCAACTGCGCCACATCGACCTCTCGGAGTTCTCCGTGGCCCTGCCGGTGGTACTGACCGTGTCCACCATGGCGTTCAGCTATTCGATCGCCAACGGCATCGGCGTCGGCTTCGTGGCCTGGGCGGTGTTGCGGTCCGCCGCCGGTAAGGCTCGCGAGGTCAGCCCCCTGCTGTGGATCGTGGCCGCCGGCTTCATCCTGTACTTTGCCCGCGGCTGGATCGAGTCACTTATCGGCATGTAG
- a CDS encoding TetR/AcrR family transcriptional regulator, translating into MADPDNTPDAEPKLRQRTVGRLDRSRDPAILDAALAALAENGYVDTNMNDIAARAGVGKAAIYRRWSSKAALITDALVYWRPDLMTDDAPDTGSLAGDFDAIVERAVRNDNELVPYDMVLRVAVEAAHDQQLASALDDLMLLKGRRVVTVILEQAAARGELAADRDWSLVADVLTGMGLMRVISGQSVDAKFVREVIDTLILPALRSR; encoded by the coding sequence GTGGCCGACCCGGACAACACGCCTGACGCAGAGCCCAAACTGCGTCAGCGCACCGTTGGTCGACTCGACCGGTCACGTGACCCGGCCATCCTCGATGCCGCGTTGGCCGCGTTGGCGGAGAACGGCTACGTCGACACCAACATGAACGACATCGCCGCACGAGCGGGGGTCGGCAAGGCGGCGATCTACCGCCGCTGGTCATCGAAGGCCGCATTGATCACCGATGCGCTGGTGTACTGGCGGCCTGACCTGATGACCGACGATGCCCCCGATACCGGCAGCCTGGCCGGCGATTTCGATGCGATCGTGGAGCGCGCCGTGCGCAATGACAACGAGTTGGTGCCCTACGACATGGTGCTGAGGGTTGCCGTCGAGGCCGCTCATGACCAGCAGCTCGCCTCGGCGCTCGATGATCTGATGCTGCTCAAGGGCAGGCGTGTCGTGACAGTCATCCTGGAACAGGCCGCCGCCCGTGGTGAGCTGGCAGCCGACCGCGACTGGTCTCTGGTGGCCGACGTGCTGACCGGGATGGGTCTGATGCGGGTGATCAGCGGTCAGAGTGTCGATGCAAAGTTCGTCCGTGAGGTCATCGACACCTTGATCCTGCCTGCTCTCCGCAGCCGATGA